A single region of the Brachypodium distachyon strain Bd21 chromosome 3, Brachypodium_distachyon_v3.0, whole genome shotgun sequence genome encodes:
- the LOC100833191 gene encoding UDP-N-acetylglucosamine transferase subunit ALG13 homolog isoform X1: MGDRERRMVFVTVGTTCFDALVKKVDSPQVKEALWQKGYTDLFIQMGRGTYAPSKYSRIQVSGDATLKVDHFTFSSSIADYIREASLVISHAGSGSIFETLRLGKPLIVVVNEDLMDNHQIELAEELAERKHLLCARPQTLEETIQGMDLETLLAYIPGDAKPVVALINKFLGFPAD; this comes from the exons ATgggagatagagagagaagAATGGTGTTTGTCACAGTAGGGACCACATGTTTTGATGCTCTTGTCAAGAAAGTAGATTCTCCGCAGGTCAAAGAAGCTTTATGGCAAAAAGGTTATACTGATCTTTTTATTCAAATGGGCCGAGGGACATATGCTCCATCTAAG TATTCTCGAATACAGGTCTCAGGAGATGCAACTCTTAAAGTTGATCATTTCACGTTTTCGTCAAGCATTGCCGACTATATAAGAGAAGCTTCCCTAGTGATCAGTCATGCAG GTTCAGGGAGCATATTCGAGACACTGCGATTGGGCAAACCTCTAATCGTTGTTGTAAATGAGGATCTGATGGACAATCACCAGATTGAGTTAGCAGAGGAATTGGCAGAAAGGAAGCACCTTTTGTGTGCACGCCCACAGACACTGGAAGAGACTATCCAGGGGATGGATCTGGAGACTCTCCTAGCCTACATTCCAGGGGATGCCAAACCAGTTGTTGCACTGATCAATAAATTTCTTGGCTTTCCAGCTGATTGA
- the LOC100832881 gene encoding cytochrome P450 CYP73A100 codes for MAALAIRAAFAAVATSLAVYWLLNSSFLQTPNIALSLPAAAAAFVVVAIAASGPGHRSDGTPPGPAALPVLGNWLQVGNDLNHRFLARLSARYGPVFRLRLGVRNLVVVSDPRLATEVLHTQGVEFGSRPRNVVFDIFTANGADMVFTEYGDHWRRMRRVMTLPFFTARVVQQYRAMWEAEMDAVVSDLRADPVARVAGVVVRRRLQLMLYNIMYGMMFDARFESVDDPLFVQATRFNSERSRLAQSFDYNYGDFIPILRPFLRGYLNKCRDLQSRRLAFFNNNYVEKRRKVMDSPGDKDKLRCAIDHILAAEKNGEITAENVIYIVENINVAAIETTLWSIEWALAEVVNHPAVQTKVRGEIKDVLGDDEPITESNIQQLPYLQAVIKETLRLHSPIPLLVPHMNLEEAKLGGYTIPRGSKVVVNAWWLANNPELWEKPEEFRPERFLDEDSGVDAATIGGKADFRFLPFGVGRRSCPGIILAMPILALIVGKLVRSFQMLPPPGVDKLDVSEKGGQFSLHIANHSVVAFHPIDSA; via the exons ATGGCAGCCTTGGCGATCAGGGCGGCCTTCGCTGCGGTCGCCACCTCCTTAGCCGTCTACTGGCTCCTCAATTCGTCATTCCTGCAGACGCCGAACATCGCGCTGAGCctgccggcagcagcagccgccttcgtcgtcgtcgccatcgCGGCGAGCGGGCCCGGTCACCGCAGTGACGGCACGCCGCCCGGGCCGGCGGCCCTGCCTGTGTTGGGCAACTGGCTGCAGGTGGGCAACGACCTGAACCACCGGTTCCTGGCCCGTCTCTCGGCGCGCTACGGCCCCGTGttccggctccggctcggTGTGCGCaacctggtggtggtgtccgACCCGCGGCTGGCCACGGAGGTGCTCCACACGCAGGGCGTGGAGTTCGGTTCCAGGCCCCGCAACGTGGTGTTCGACATCTTCACGGCCAACGGCGCCGACATGGTGTTTACCGAGTACGGCGACCACTGGCGCCGCATGCGCCGGGTCATGACGCTGCCTTTCTTCACTGCGCGCGTCGTGCAGCAGTACAGGGCCATGTGGGAGGCCGAGATGGATGCCGTCGTGTCCGACCTGCGCGCCGACCCCGTGGCGCGTGTGGCCGGCGTCGTGGTGCGGCGCAGGCTGCAGCTCATGCTCTACAACATCATGTACGGGATGATGTTCGACGCGCGGTTTGAGTCCGTGGACGACCCATTGTTCGTGCAGGCCACACGGTTCAACTCCGAGCGCAGCCGCCTCGCGCAGAGCTTCGACTACAACTACGGCGACTTCATCCCCATCCTCAGGCCTTTCCTGCGTGGCTACCTCAACAAATGCAGGGACCTGCAGAGCAGGAGACTCGCCTTCTTCAACAACAACTACGTAGAGAAAAGAAG GAAGGTGATGGATAGTCCAGGAGACAAGGACAAGCTCCGATGCGCGATCGACCACATCCTCGCAGCCGAGAAGAACGGCGAGATCACGGCGGAGAACGTGATCTACATCGTCGAGAACATCAACGTGGCAGCCATCGAGACGACGCTGTGGTCCATCGAGTGGGCGCTGGCCGAGGTCGTGAACCACCCGGCCGTGCAAACCAAAGTCCGGGGCGAGATCAAGGACGTGCTCGGGGACGACGAGCCCATCACCGAGTCCAACATCCAACAGCTCCCTTACCTGCAGGCCGTGATCAAGGAGACGCTGCGGCTGCACTCCCCGATCCCGCTGCTCGTCCCGCACATGAACCTGGAGGAGGCCAAGCTGGGCGGGTACACCATCCCCAGGGGCTCCAAGGTGGTCGTCAACGCCTGGTGGCTGGCCAACAACCCGGAGCTGTGGGAGAAGCCGGAGGAGTTCAGGCCCGAGAGGTTCTTGGACGAGGACAGCGGCGTGGACGCGGCCACCATCGGGGGTAAGGCGGACTTCAGGTTCCTGCCGTTTGGCGTGGGCCGTCGCAGCTGCCCCGGCATCATCCTGGCCATGCCCATCCTCGCGCTCATCGTCGGGAAGCTCGTGAGGAGCTTCCAGATGCTGCCCCCGCCGGGCGTCGACAAGCTCGACGTCAGCGAGAAAGGTGGGCAGTTTAGCCTGCACATTGCCAACCACTCCGTCGTTGCCTTCCACCCCATCGACTCTGCATGA
- the LOC100833504 gene encoding uncharacterized protein LOC100833504: protein MPPPEILLGAAELWRPTARAGGWATAAALLLLLFFHLSVLLVRRARGRRGRLIQPETTTAGSASSAAASLSSGSSTGIEELVTEDDLRQLVSSLGVGAREPELEGWEPVIAKANDAVSYKAWCDKPADGPPKYLSVTTYEGCTTELLRDFYMDNDYRMVWDNTVTKHEQLQCDENSGIEIGRTVKKFPLLTPREYISAWRVWESNENSFYCLVKECEHSLAPRQRKFVRVRLLRSGWCIRKVPGRDACQITVLHHEDNGMNIEMAKLAFSKGIWNYICKMNNALRRYPQNHGPSVSILTMQRLMKKFSQALQTSMDEGHLSPVNTAAAVVPSTHLTGTSPCKLGKKSSRETIASGLLLIGSIVCLSKGRSNLGAQLAMAFFLKKAFKQDKGSGSPRGRTDATVSRH, encoded by the exons atgccgccgccggagatcctcctcggcgccgccgagctctGGCGCCCCACCGCTCGCGCCGGTGGCTGGGctaccgccgccgcgctcctcctgctcctcttcttTCACCTCTccgtcctcctcgtccgccgcgcccgcggccgccgcggacgccTTATCCAACCAGAGACCACCACCGCGGGTTCCGCCTCCTCCGCAGCCGCCTCGCTCTCCTCCGGCTCCAGCACAGG GATAGAGGAGCTTGTGACGGAGGACGATCTGAGGCAGCTGGTGAGCAGTTTAGGGGTGGGCGCCCGAGAGCCGGAGCTTGAGGGTTGGGAGCCTGTCATCGCCAAGGCGAACGACGCCGTATCGTACAAGGCTTGGTGCGACAAGCCCGCG GATGGCCCGCCTAAATATCTTAGCGTGACAACTTATGAGGGATGCACAACAGAACTTTTGAGGGACTTTTACATGGATAATGATTATAGAATGGTGTGGGATAACACTGTAACAAAGCACGAGCAGCTGCAATGTGATGAAAATAGCGGAATTGAGATAGGGCGTACAGTTAAGAAGTTCCCTCTTTTAACACCAAGAGAGTACATATCGGCATGGCGAGTTTGGGAATCAAATGAGAATTCTTTCTATTGTTTGGTCAAG GAATGTGAACACTCTCTTGCACCAAGACAGAGAAAATTTGTTCGAGTACGACTTCTGAGATCGGGATGGTGTATTAGGAAAG TCCCTGGAAGAGATGCATGCCAAATCACAGTGTTGCATCATGAGGACAATGGCATGAACATCGAGATGGCAAAGCTGGCCTTTTCCAAGGGCATCTGGAATTACATTTGTAAAATGAACAATGCTTTACGCCGGTATCCTCAGAACCATGGCCCATCAGTATCAATTCTAACCATGCAAAGACTTATGAAGAAG TTTTCCCAGGCCTTACAGACCAGCATGGACGAAGGTCATCTATCTCCAGTGAATACAGCTGCAGCTGTTGTTCCTTCTACACATTTAACGGGAACTTCACCCTGCAAGCTGGGGAAGAAGTCTTCACGGGAAACAATTGCAAGTGGACTTTTGCTTATTGGAAGCATCGTTTGTCTGTCCAAAGGCCGGTCTAATCTTGGCGCTCAGCTTGCGATGGCATTCTTCCTGAAGAAGGCGTTTAAGCAAGACAAAGGATCAGGCTCGCCGAGAGGAAGAACTGATGCCACTGTATCCAGGCACTAG
- the LOC100833191 gene encoding UDP-N-acetylglucosamine transferase subunit ALG13 homolog isoform X2: MGDRERRMVFVTVGTTCFDALVKKVDSPQVKEALWQKGYTDLFIQMGRGTYAPSKVSGDATLKVDHFTFSSSIADYIREASLVISHAGSGSIFETLRLGKPLIVVVNEDLMDNHQIELAEELAERKHLLCARPQTLEETIQGMDLETLLAYIPGDAKPVVALINKFLGFPAD, encoded by the exons ATgggagatagagagagaagAATGGTGTTTGTCACAGTAGGGACCACATGTTTTGATGCTCTTGTCAAGAAAGTAGATTCTCCGCAGGTCAAAGAAGCTTTATGGCAAAAAGGTTATACTGATCTTTTTATTCAAATGGGCCGAGGGACATATGCTCCATCTAAG GTCTCAGGAGATGCAACTCTTAAAGTTGATCATTTCACGTTTTCGTCAAGCATTGCCGACTATATAAGAGAAGCTTCCCTAGTGATCAGTCATGCAG GTTCAGGGAGCATATTCGAGACACTGCGATTGGGCAAACCTCTAATCGTTGTTGTAAATGAGGATCTGATGGACAATCACCAGATTGAGTTAGCAGAGGAATTGGCAGAAAGGAAGCACCTTTTGTGTGCACGCCCACAGACACTGGAAGAGACTATCCAGGGGATGGATCTGGAGACTCTCCTAGCCTACATTCCAGGGGATGCCAAACCAGTTGTTGCACTGATCAATAAATTTCTTGGCTTTCCAGCTGATTGA
- the LOC100833812 gene encoding NADH dehydrogenase [ubiquinone] 1 alpha subcomplex subunit 2, which translates to MAWRSNLSRGVKELRFLFCQSSPASAATRDFVQKNYGEIKSLNPALPILVRDCSGVQPQLWARYDKGVERCVKLDGLTEAQINKKLEELAKSGKAI; encoded by the exons ATGGCGTGGCGGTCGAATCTGTCTCGCGGCGTGAAAGAGCTCCGCTTCCTCTTCTGCCAGTCCTCCCCCGCGAGCGCCGCTACCCG CGATTTCGTGCAGAAGAACTACGGGGAGATCAAGAGCCTGAACCCGGCGCTCCCCATCCTCGTCCGCGACTGCTCCGGCGTCCAGCCCCAGCTCTGGGCCCGTTACG ATAAGGGTGTTGAGAGGTGTGTAAAGTTGGATGGTCTGACGGAGGCTCAGATTAACAAGAAGCTGGAGGAACTTGCCAAGTCAGGAAAGGCTATTTAA